In the Zingiber officinale cultivar Zhangliang chromosome 5A, Zo_v1.1, whole genome shotgun sequence genome, TTGATGACTTTGATAGTATcaaatatatctatatatatttttataaaagaagaaaagaaaagagagagattagtAAATTAGGTCGTGGCTAGTGCAACTTTATAGGACACATTTTTCTTTTAAGATATcgtcatttttttttctcatcatgaCCTTGTACGCACTTGTTCTTATGTCAATCAAGCTGTCGAGcattaattttcttgtaatttagacatagttatttatttatttattttaaaaaatattttgatatataaaTATCGAAGTAAGATATTTGAAAAGGCGAATTTCATTTTGATAGTTTGTAgtctttttagatttttttttccattttcaaatattttttcttgATGCAAACAAAATTAGCTACAATTGTCTTGGTCTAAGCTTTGGCTTGGTGTGATTGTAAGAGTGAAGGTGCATTTCTAACTATTTATTTATCCTGATAACGAGGGTTCAAATCTTATTCAAGATATATTAAACATGATACTATAGGGTTGGATCAATCATTTTAAGAATTAGTTAGATCATAAAAAATTGGATATCTAGAAAAAATGATTGACTCATTTTGTCTAAAAATTTAGAATAACTAAGCACGTGCAATATTATTTCACCAAGATATATGCTAGATACATATATCCTCTTGGGATGGTCTAGTGGTTTGCGCATGAGGTACTGCTACCATGATTGCCGAGGTAAATATCTTCCTCATGTgtcagtcactattccaaaagttAATAGTCACCTATGATTTATCTCTTCCATGTTAACTTtgagacgagttgacggggacgCTGGACGAGCGTAATATAATCACTCGTGCCATCATATATACTAgacatataaaaatattattcttGCAAAACAAATACACCATCAATATTCTTAAATTTACAACTTAATTTCAAGAAGATAATTCTTAGCTTGAATATCCTAGATAATATCTATCTATCGATAGAAACTTTTTAGGTCATAAGGTGCATGCCTTCTTTATTCATACGTTGGATTAATATCCTAAAAAGGAGTGGTATCCACGTTGGACAATATCACCATTCTTGCAGACACCTTCAAACATTCGATCGAGTGTTCACATCTTAGGTTTTAAGATTATAAGttgattcaaaaaattattattataaaaatataattgtCCCTATTTGAGATCGTTATCAGGTGAGTCATTAGGGAGCAACTACCGTGGAGAGAAGTGTTGAAGATCTATGGCGAAGTAAGCTCTCAGGGTCTTTGAAACACTCAACAAGAGGTTAGCATAGGGCATGCATGAGGCCACTAGGTGAGCCCACTTACCCTCATTTCCTGCCACTGCATCCGGAGGTATGTGGAAAGAGTTGACCTGTGGGTGTCTGATGTGACCGAGCCGAGGGAGTCAGGTGTGACCGAGTTGAGTGAGTCGGGAATGATCGAGCTTAGGGAGTTGGGTGTGACTAAGCTCAGGGAGTCGGGCGTGACCTAGCTAAGTGAGTCGAGTGTCGCTGAGTGGAGGGAGTTGAGCTTGACTGAGTTGAGAAAGTCGAGGGTGACCGAGCTGAGTGAATTGTGGGTGATCGAGCTCATGGAATTGGGGGTGGGAGAGCTAAGTGAGTTAGAGGTGACCAAACACAGGGAATCGAAGGTGGCCAAATTGTAATTCAGCTTCACTTCTGACTAATCCGGTGGCGTTACATGTAGGCTACATATATCTGTCACATTAATAATCATTTAAGTTGTTAATTGTAAAGAAATACTTAATTGAAATCATGATCATTGAATCATTAGTTAGATTCATTCAGGCATAAACTACCATGAGATGTAATTAATACCATGAGCACCAAATAAGACCTAGCTAGATCTAACCTAATCTAACCTAACTTAGCCTCCTTGGAATCTTTGGACCTAAATCCCTTCGAATGTTTTTAACCTTCTTAGTGATACCCTAAACCCTAGTAGCTAATCTTAGGACTCTTAATGAAtcaaacgttcgtgaacaacctTGGTATTCAACTTGgtaagagtttatttatattcattcaataaacagaagatcaattaaatgaataaacttGAAAACTAATTAAACTAAACGAATAAACTTAAACATATGCATTCAACTCGTTAATattcgtgaataatattcataaataatgttcatcaataaaatttttatcaacatgctaaataaataaagaaagtttcaaaaaaaataaataaatttataatatcaaactcaataatcaaataaacaaatttaaaatataaaaattttaaattaaataaatttaaattgagaaCTCGATAATAACTAAATGAACCTCTAACTCCAGCTTCAATCAAATTTaagtttggaaaaaaaaaacagagtcaAGCTATCCACACATGACCAACAATTCTCTATATTATACacccaaaaaaagaaaaaaataacaaaatcaaAGAGAGAGAAAGGGGGGAAGAAGTCTTATGCATGACAGCTTGGATCGGCGCATTGACTACTACACTAACTCACGGCTAGCTCTTTTGGCGCAAGTAGTCTCATTtgattttgctttccttctcaTCATATTTCTAGCTCTCATTTAACAATCTCCTTCTCTTTCTCGAACAACTTGCACTAGGCCATGTTCCTGCCTTTCTAGCTACCGACAAATGCCTTACAAATATcttaaccatatatatatatatatatatattttatgttCGACGAAACCGAGTCAAAACGCTCAGGACACTGGACCGAGTCAGAGTATCTTTTCCTAAGATACGATAGCTCAACAACATTAGCAACTAAGTACACATTGTCCATAGCTCATCGAATGCATTACTCAGGTAATTTTTGTTTGCCTCGTGGTTTGGCATTCCAAGTGTTTCTTAGATCGCACTCGTACACGAGTTAACCTGATTGTTCATCTAACCTTTTTTTCACTTTATCGCTTTGACATCCCGAAACTAAAAAGCTAGCTATATATATAGTAACTTTCCACTTAGGGACTACGTATAAGAATTGAGCGATACACGTACTCTACAAAAATATCCTGTCTAAGGTTTGGTCCTTCCACTGAGTCCTATGGCCTTTACATGCCCTATCCGTTGTCACCTTCTTAGTGCCCTCGCCACTTATATAACCCATAGACGCTAGCTCTTCCACTACGTGCAAAGAATTGGCCGTCGCAACTCCTTCCTTCGTCGATATACAATAGGCTCCGGCGACCTCCGGCATCGTCTCCGACCGCCGGGGATTCGCCAATTATGGCTATGGCTACTTCTGCGAAGGAAGTGCAGGACGGTTTGGAATGGCGGGTGAGGGTGCCTCAAGGCTCATTGGCTGTGGTGGTCGAGTCTCAGCCCGTTTGGGTCGACCGAGCATGGGCTTGGTTGACCGGGATCGTGCTGGCTGTCGTATCGAAGGCGGTCGGGTTCGGGAGGAAGGCTTGGTCGGTCGGCTCCGACGATCCCCGGAGAGTGGTGCATGGCGTCAAGGTGGGGACTGGACTCACGTTAGTGTCGTTGTTCTACTACACGAGGCCACTCTACGATGGCGTGGGAGGGTGGGCTATGTGGGCGGTCATGACCGTCGTGGTGGTCTTCGAGTACACCGTCGGTGGATGCCTGTGCAAAGGATTCAACCGAGCAATCGCGACGTCGACCGCCGGATTCCTCGCCGTCGGCATCCACTGGGCCGCGAGTAAAGCAGGGGAGAAAGCAGAGCCTGTCATCTTGAGTGCCTCCGTGTTCATCCTCGGTGATGCTTCGATGGACCCTCATCCTAATTCTCCTTCTCGAAGCAAACAGATTGGTTTTCTGATGATTTCTGTGTGCTTTGCTTGATTTGCCTATTTCAGCTTCGGCCGCCACATTTTCTAGATTCATTCCGGCGATCAAAGCCCGGTTCGACTACGGCATCACCATCTTCATCCTCACCTTCAGCTTGGTGGCCGTCTCCGGGTACCGAGTCGACCAACTGCTCTTTCTCGCGCAGGAGCGTGTGTACACCATCAGCATCGGCGTCGGCATTTGCCTCATTGTCTGCGTCCTCGTTTGCCCTGTTTGGGCCGGCCAAGAGCTCCACCTCCTTGTCTCCGGCAACCTGGTGAAGCTCGCAGATTCCCTACAAGGCCTAGTGGAAGAGTGTTTCATGGAGGACGAGGCCGAGGAAGGAAAGGAGCTGCCCACCGCGAAGTCGCGGGGCTACAAGTGTGTCCTCAACTCGAAAGCGACCGAAGATTCTCAGGCCAATTTGGCAAAGTGGGAGCCCGGGCATGGCCGGTTTAGGTTTCGGCATCCATGGAGCCAGTACCTCAAGGTGGCAGCCGCCATGAGGTATTGTGCATATTGCATGGAGGCCTTCAATGGCAGCATCTCCTCTGAGATCAAGGTATAACATGACTGTGTTTAAGCCTAATGCAATCTTCAACCTGTTTTAAGAAGCTTACCGGAGTTCCATTTCGATATTGAATAGGCGCCGGAGGACATGAAGAGCCATCTGCGCGGCGCCTGCATCAAACTGAGCTTGGACTCATCGAACGTCTTGAAGGAGCTATCGAGCTCCATCATGTCGATGAAAGAGTCTCGAAGCATCCAGTGCTTGGTTGTCGAGATGAAGAACGGAGTGCAAGAGTTGCAAGTTGCTCTCAGGTCACTCCCCACTGACCATGTGAAGAAGCATAGAGCGACATTGTCACTGATGGAGGCCATGCCGCTCGTCACGGCAGCTTCCCTGCTGATCGAGGTCTCCGAGCGGGTTGAGAGTGTCATCGAGGCAGTAGGCGTGCTCGCGCGCCTCGCGAGCTTTGAGCCGAGCCTCGACAGGAAGAAGGCTTCCTCCTACTCCTCCGTAGTCCCCCAAGATGAGTCAGTGAGGCCTCAACCTCAAGAGGTTTAGACACCAACATCCTCAAAGGGCACACTTAAGTATTAACATAAGACACTAATTTACTTGCTAATCCGTAACAGTGATGATATGGATTAGATAAGTGTAATAAGTGTTAACCTAGTTTAGGGACAATAAAATCAACTTTAATTTACTGATAATGCACAAAGTAAAACTAAAATATTGACTCTGAAATCCAGACAGCAGAAATAAGTTCAGTAATAGATGTCACTCGGCTATTCCAGTTGCAACTGATGTATTACTAGTCTTCTCGCCATTGATGGTTGCATATCTCATTGCAACACTGGTAGAATGTCGACATTGGTTCGTCGGCCGATCGAATTTGCATTTGCCTGAAGTATGCCTCTCCGTGATGGCATCTTGGGCACGTTGCTGTAGGTATGAGAGAAAAGGTTCATAAGAGAGGCCAATGAATATTTTGAAACTACAAATCATTGTTTGCTGTAGAAGATTACAAAAACACAACCTTCCAGTTGAAGATTAGAAAGCATTACATGATATAATACGATGGTATGAACAATTTGTTGAAGAAAGAATTCAGAACAGATTCTTCTTGCAaaagcttagtttgtaaattttaccaatatgaaaaataaatgatGGTATATGTTATTGATCAAATTTGAAATATAGAGATTGCTCTAACAAGATGTGCAACATATCATGGTATCTAGAAAAATTCTTATCGTTAGCTCAATCCTAGAGCAAAGCATTAGACCGAGAGAATATGATATGATACAATGGTATGAACAATTTGTTGAAAAAAGCATTCAGAATAGATTCTTTTTGCAAACGCTTAGTATACAAATTTTAccaatatgaaaaataaatgatGGTATATGTTATTGATCAAATTTGAAATATAGAGATTGCTCTAACAAGATGTGCAACATATCATGGTATCTAGAAAAATTCTTAGCGTTGGCTCAATCCTAGAGCAAAGCATCAGACCTAGAGAAGCTAATACATTCTTTTGCATCACTGTATCAGACCTATGAATGAAATACCTTCTTCATACTGAATTACAAataaaaaattgttttttttttggggTGGTTTTGCAAAACCATGACagtggcattttaacaagcaagAAAGTGCAGGAGAACCTTCACCGGAACAAGCCAAACATACAGATGTTGGTGTCCTTCCCAGCacgaaattcaattcgaaaagatgaaaataactggagagagagagagagagagagagagagagagagacaacGTACTTTGGGTTTTAGAGGCAAACTTCATGGCGTCGGCTCCGCTGAAGATGGGGTCCAACTCCTTCTTCACCAATCGTTGCCTCCGGACAATCTGAACAATCGAAGCAGAAAAAAAAAGGGTTTTTTTTTAATACATTAAAATGAGCGATCAACGCGTGACCATGAACCAGAGAAGAACCCTAGAAAGAGAGGAAAAAAGGAGAAATCAGAGATCGATACGCTCCTTATTGATGGCGGTGCAAACGTAGGGGCAAGTGGGGCAATAGAAGCGAACCCTCTGGCCAATCCCCGGTTGGATCTGCAGCAGATTCCCGCAGCTTGCGCAGAACTCCATCGTCGGCGACGGCGACAGCAGCGGCGTCTCGCTCTGGTGCCGATTTTGCTTCGGCTTAAAACTTAAACCGGGAGGCCTCTTCCTTTTAAATCCACTTATCAGAGCCGTCCATTGACGGTTACTGCACTAATCTCAGCGCAAATTTACAGGTCGAACCCTAACATctagaaaaatcaaaattaaacccTCCAATTCCTCTCTTGACCTCTCCCTTGTgcataatatttatatatatcaaaattaaaaattaatacaaaaaaaaattgatacaTCTTATTAATgcatttaaactaatttttattttttttataaaaaatatatctcTAAAATTACTCCTTTTTTACCTTTGAAAAttcattagatttttttaaaaaaattgttttttgaAACCTTctctttaaaaaaactaaaaacatttgaaaaatccaaaagaaaaaaaaactaaaaacagCATCAAAATAAATCCTTCAAATGATGAGATCATGATTAAAACCTCTTTCTTCCTTCTCTCAATGAAGAAAAGCACAAACAGAAGCACTGAAAACTAAATATTAAAGTTCAGAAACAGCACCTTGATTTCTGATATGGAGAAACCTACAGAATCATCCAAGAaatcagtatatatatatatataaaaagttgCACAGGAGAGAGATGGATTGGAAGCTACGTTTAAGGGGAATGAAGCCTGGTCCGAGATCATAAGAACAATAATGTATAATAGAAAGAAAATGGAGTTGTATAAAACTATGATTGTTCGATCTGAGGCCTCGACGCAGACATCATTCCCCTCAAATGAAAAGCTTCCttaagacgacgacgacgacgatcaTGCCTCTTCAGATAAACCCTCTGCAGGGTCGAGGGGGAGAGTGTTAATTTGGAGTTTGGAAGAGGAAGATAAAGGATGTCATCGTGCAATAGTGAGCCTATGAGCATATTTACCAATGGGATAACTTTTTGCTAAGGGTTAGGGCTGTACTCTTGGTctcaaatgaaaaaaataattttgcatTCGGTCGATATTGTGCGTGGTATGTTATAATCTCCGGCGATGTATTTATGGTTTCTCCTCTCTTCATCTTTCTcctttttagtccttcttaattACAATTGTTCATTTTCTTTGACACTTTGTTTAACATCTAAAAGTTATGTTTGGAATCTAATAGattgagaagagaggaagaggcgaAGATAATACTAACAAATTAATTAGTTGCCGCACACCTCGTGAGCTGTGTATTCTTTTTTTCTTCCAAGCTTAGGATTTAGAAAGTTAAGTTTTAGGATATAAGTGTACaacaaatcatattatatatgaATTTTGTTATCTTACATCTCCATTGGTGAGCACCTATAGCAAGtattaatatgtatatttttttatttttatttgcttTAACCTAAATATTATactctaacttaaattttaaaccctaggtcctaaaaAAATAACACTAGatacttttatttatatatatatatatatatatatatatatatatatatatatatatgatttttttttctctttattaCTTTTCATTCTAATTGTgtttcttccctctcccttcccgtatatatatatatatatgatttttttttcgcTTTATTACTTTTCATTCTAATTGTgtttcttccctctcccttcCCGTCCCTCCCAGTTCTCAGACTCCTCACCGGGCCCTTTAAATCTTTATTCAAAAGTCAAACCAATTGTCTTCTCACTCCCAAacccatccatccatccatcacTCACTCACTCACTCACTCACAACCCTACAACACGTAAACGTCCACTCCACCAGTACTTGCTTTGTAAATCTCCAGTACTTGCTAATCAGATGTTTTTGAGCACTATAACAGAGTCCTCCTCTTGGATTTTGTAGCAGCGCAATAGCAGTAAAAGGAGTCAAGTCAGCAGCTGCGTACCTTGCCCAACGCACGTCGTCCGAACGCAGACTGACCGCGTCTTGAGCGGCGGGATTCATGCAGACCATCGTCACTCGCTGTCCCCTCTTTCTCTCTCAATCAGAATCCCGCTTGACTTGTGCAAGAAGAGGGTTCTCAAGGTGAATAGTGAAAAGGACGGAACGAGGAGGAACGATCTTGTCGACCATGAACAAGGCCAACTCCATGCATTCATTCTCTGAGCGTGACAACTCGATCATCAACGGCAGCGACCGACTCCTTCTCTGTGTACTACTACTGCTTCATGTTCATTCTGCTACAGAAGCCATGCACGATAAAGAGTAGCAAATGCAGCAGATATTGCGGAGTTAACGATTGCCTTTGATATATGAAATTTCGGCAATTGATCTAATAAGTcacatttgttttttgttttatctCTCCCGTCAATCACTATAACCATTTCAAAAATCAACACTATAACAAAAATGGTTTAAAGATTTATGCAGTGCCTAAtggtattgaattttaaaaatcaacaccacaATGCATATTAATCGGAGAGATAAAATCAGAAATAAATATGCCTTTTTCAGAAATTTGAAAGTTATGGGTGCCTTTTAGGAATTCCATCAGCCTTTTTGAACAAGAATGCAATCAGCAGAAGCATCTGGATATTAGCAGAAAATAATAAGTTGTTTATACAAAAACCGAgaaaaaatgaaataaagaacagaaaaagaaagagaaggaGGGAGGGAGGGAATGCTATGCTCGTAATACAACAGGAAAGCATACAACAAAAGTTCCGGGGATTTAGAAAGAAAAGATCACTCACACATATGAACATCAGGAACACTGTTTGTTTCTTCGACTAGATGCTTGCAGGTCAGAATTCGTCTTAGAAATCCAGATCTCAGAGTTTAAGATATATAGTTATTTACAATCTTCGGCGGGGCGGCCAATGAGTCTGCATTGGGTCGGAAGCAAAGAACACATAACCTGTCCTTTAACACGAAGAAGTTCCCCATCGATACCACAGCCGTTGTGAGTGCCTGTCCCAGGCTTAATCTTCACTGACTTAACCTGCAATGTCAACTTGTGACTAAGTGGATGCTTATTGCCCAAGAGAAGGCAAAAG is a window encoding:
- the LOC121980783 gene encoding DNA-directed RNA polymerase III subunit RPC10-like, which codes for MEFCASCGNLLQIQPGIGQRVRFYCPTCPYVCTAINKIVRRQRLVKKELDPIFSGADAMKFASKTQTTCPRCHHGEAYFRQMQIRSADEPMSTFYQCCNEICNHQWRED
- the LOC121980782 gene encoding aluminum-activated malate transporter 10-like, with amino-acid sequence MAMATSAKEVQDGLEWRVRVPQGSLAVVVESQPVWVDRAWAWLTGIVLAVVSKAVGFGRKAWSVGSDDPRRVVHGVKVGTGLTLVSLFYYTRPLYDGVGGWAMWAVMTVVVVFEYTVGGCLCKGFNRAIATSTAGFLAVGIHWAASKAGEKAEPVILSASVFILASAATFSRFIPAIKARFDYGITIFILTFSLVAVSGYRVDQLLFLAQERVYTISIGVGICLIVCVLVCPVWAGQELHLLVSGNLVKLADSLQGLVEECFMEDEAEEGKELPTAKSRGYKCVLNSKATEDSQANLAKWEPGHGRFRFRHPWSQYLKVAAAMRYCAYCMEAFNGSISSEIKAPEDMKSHLRGACIKLSLDSSNVLKELSSSIMSMKESRSIQCLVVEMKNGVQELQVALRSLPTDHVKKHRATLSLMEAMPLVTAASLLIEVSERVESVIEAVGVLARLASFEPSLDRKKASSYSSVVPQDESVRPQPQEV